TATCCACCACCAGTTTATAAGGCCCCGGATATTGATAAGACAAATCGGTTAACCCCACACCACTGCCATCGACATAAATTTTTTCTCCATTTATTTTAACCCATGTATTGCGAAGCATCTCACCATTAGAGCCAAAGTAATACTGTTTTCCATTCAAGAACTGCGTCCCTGTTCCCAAAACTCCATTATTATCGAAATAATAAGTTTTTCCTCCTATTACCGTCATCCCCGTGGCAGCAATACCTGTATCAGGATTAAAGTAAAGTTTCATTGAGCCCAGCGTGACCCAACCCAGCACCACTGTTCCATCAGAGTTAAAACAATATTTGTTGCCATTAATTACAACGGTTCCACTTCCAGTCAACCAAACACCATTGCTATCAAATGCATACCTTTTTCCATCTATATTTTGGACTCCAGTAGCTGCTGCTCCGGTATTCTTATCAAAATAAAAAGTCCATGCACTTATCTTAACCCATCCGGTTTCAACGGAACCATCGGGATTAAAACAATATTTTTTTCCATTAACAACTTGTGTTCCGATACCTGTCAATTGGATCCCATTTTGATCAAACACATATTTTTTTTCCTCAATATTAGCTAATCCAACCGCACCCTCACAGGTTTCTTCATCAAAATACATTTTCCAGTTGCCTAAAACAAGCCACCCAGTATTCAAAGAGCCATCTGACGCAAACCAGTATTTTTTTCCATTGATTACTGGGGTGCCAGGCTGTGCAATCAAGACTCCATTATTATCAAATAAATACCTCTTGCCTTCTACATAAGAAAGTCCGATTCTGGCTTCACATGTTTCTTCTTCAAAATACATCTTCCAATTCCCAAGATTAAGCCACCCTGTCCTCAATGAACCGTCTTCACTAAACCAGTATTTTTTTCCATTAATTACTGGGGTGCCCGCGTATACTTGCATCACTCCATTATTATCAAATATATACCTTTTTTCACCAACAGATGTCAAACCAATCCTGGCTTCACATGTTTCTTCATCAAAATACATCTTCCAGTTTCCAAGATTTAGCCACCCTGTCCTCAATGAACCATCTTCACTAAACCAATATTTTTTCCCATTAATTATTGGAGTCCCTGCATAGCCCTGCATCACACCATTATCATCAAAGATATAACGCTTTTTTTCAACCAATGTTAAACCAATCCTGGCTTCACATGTTTCTTCATCAAAATACATCTTCCAGTTTCCAAGATTTAGCCATCCGGAATTCAGCGTCCCATCCTGATTCATCCAATACTTTTTCCCATCAATCTGAGGGGTTCCAGATCCCCTATACAATATACCATCACCATTAAATATGTATGTTTTCCCTTGAATCTCGGTTTTCCCTGTAACGGCTGCGCCATCCTGATCTGGATTAAAATACAGTCTCCAAGTTGGGCTCATATCATACCAGCCTGTAAAATTCTTACCATCAGAGTAGACCATATACTTCTCACCATCAATTACCTTTTGTTCCAACGTTGTATTTGATGTGGGATTTATTTCTATGGTTTCTTGTGAAACCACATTCTCTGTAGGCGCAGTCTCTTTTTCTTCTGGAGTCAAACCCTCTGCGGATTTTTCTGTCTGTCCTTCTGAACTCCCACACTCCGAAGACACTCTTATCCGTCCTCCCTGCTGATTCACTTCAGTATCTCCCAGAACGCTCATTGTCATTGCAAAGAACAACATACCTGTCAAAAACGATACAACCAGCTTTTTCTTCATATCTGATCCTCCTTATCTATATATATTTAATTATTCTATTGAATCTGCTTTATTATAATCTTAGCCGGAGGAGCATCGCTATGAATAGTATCATGATACGCAAGGATAAGCTCATCTTCCTTTTGCCTCAGCGAATACGCAACTTGCGCAGTGAAGCTTTTGTTTTTTTCAATTGCCTCTGGAACCTTAATTTCATCAAAATAGTATAATTCAAATGTTTTTGATTCGTCCAAGGGCATGAGTTGGAAACGCATATCATCAATCAGTAATGCTTCATCAGATAGATTCTTATATGTATAGGTTATAAGTACGACTTTATCTGGATTTGGTACATATTTGCTTCTTTTATCCGTATACTCAACACTGTTTATGATTAGATCATAAGAAATATTTTCTGATGAAACTTTTATGAGATCACCAACTTCATATTCAATGCTGTTTTTTAAATCTATGGGCTTTGCGGATGGAACCCCTTCTCCAGTTTTGGACAGGCCATCCTCTTCCTTCTCATCCGTTGACTCCGAAATACTTTTGTCATCCTCTGCCTTTATTTTGCTATTTTGGCTATTCCTGTTCGAGCAGGCGGTTAGAGTTAATCCCCCTAGCAACATTATCAATCCGAATCTTTTTAAAAAAGACATATATGATATCTTCCTTCCTTTTTTTACGATAACAAAATCATATATCAAAAATATTGTAACACATTCAGGAATATTATACCATATACGCCTTTCCTACTTTTTTCTTAAATTTTTGTTATACCCACCACACCAACTTCCATATCACCAGAAGATATAAGGGCTAAATATCAGACAATTTTACAATAATCATACCGTTAATATTTTGAACGCTACTCTTGTTTGGCCATAGATCCATTGATTTGGAATAAGTCTCCGCATATTCTATCTGCTCTTGTGTAGGGGACAGGTAAGTATATCCTATCGTAGACATAAAATTATTCATAATAAACGTACCATACTGCGTAGAAAAAGACCATTCAAAAAAAGAATGACCAGGGTTTTCATACAAACGATAGCTTGATCTGTTTAATCTGGGTGCTCTGCTTCCAATAATAATAAGTGGTTCTGCAGGACTTTCTCCCAAATCCAATTGATCAATACGATCACTTATCTTAAGTGCTAGCCGAACATCTTCTTCATACTGAACATACTCTGAATAGAACATTCGCGAAACTTCCATGCTTTGTTGCATCCCCAAAATGAATATAATGCAATAAATCCACCGTAATACCTGGAGTTTCTTAAATTTAAAATCCATTACACCAATAAAATATTGTATAATAAATCCGAATACAAAAGGTAGAACAATCTGAGTCCGAAACTTAGGTATTTGACCAATAATGATTGTCATAAAAAAGGGCGAAATTAGTAATGCAATAGACGCTAGAATATATAAATAATAGGCCTTACAGCCTCTTTTCCGATAAATCAAGTAAAATAATAAAAGCACAGATAGCGGAAATGCCACAGAATAATAGATACCCTTCGCACACAGTGCATCAATAATATGGTACAAAATATTCTTTATACACTCTTCAGCAGACTCACTGCCCCACAAAATCTGATCGCTGATGTATGAAGTTGTCGAGATGTTTAACACCGCCATTATAATCTTATTTATGATTTCATATAATAAAAATGCCAAAAAAAAGCATAAAATCAGCTTAAAAATTGTTTTCCAATACTGCTCCATTTTCTCAAAATTCAAAAGAAATAATGCTAAAGTTGCTGCAATAAACAATGGAACGGTTGTCTGATAACAAGAAAAACTTAGTGCCAGCAAAATGATGGATGGAATGTAATACCATACTGTCCCGCTCATGACACCTCTCCATATCCAAAGCAATGACAATCCAACAAAAAAAATCGCCAGTTGTACTTCGAATGCTTGCAAAAGAAAGCTGACTTGCTC
The window above is part of the Novisyntrophococcus fermenticellae genome. Proteins encoded here:
- a CDS encoding L,D-transpeptidase family protein, producing MKKKLVVSFLTGMLFFAMTMSVLGDTEVNQQGGRIRVSSECGSSEGQTEKSAEGLTPEEKETAPTENVVSQETIEINPTSNTTLEQKVIDGEKYMVYSDGKNFTGWYDMSPTWRLYFNPDQDGAAVTGKTEIQGKTYIFNGDGILYRGSGTPQIDGKKYWMNQDGTLNSGWLNLGNWKMYFDEETCEARIGLTLVEKKRYIFDDNGVMQGYAGTPIINGKKYWFSEDGSLRTGWLNLGNWKMYFDEETCEARIGLTSVGEKRYIFDNNGVMQVYAGTPVINGKKYWFSEDGSLRTGWLNLGNWKMYFEEETCEARIGLSYVEGKRYLFDNNGVLIAQPGTPVINGKKYWFASDGSLNTGWLVLGNWKMYFDEETCEGAVGLANIEEKKYVFDQNGIQLTGIGTQVVNGKKYCFNPDGSVETGWVKISAWTFYFDKNTGAAATGVQNIDGKRYAFDSNGVWLTGSGTVVINGNKYCFNSDGTVVLGWVTLGSMKLYFNPDTGIAATGMTVIGGKTYYFDNNGVLGTGTQFLNGKQYYFGSNGEMLRNTWVKINGEKIYVDGSGVGLTDLSYQYPGPYKLVVDRTNNVVTAYAKDSAGRYTIPVRSMLCSVGLPSTATPAGTFYTSAKYTLKELMGPSWGKYATRVVGGVLFHSVATGSPSDPTHTVPAGEYNKLGSPASHGCIRLCVRDAKWIYDHCSLGTQVQIGDNFSMPFGKPTLPKISGSVDPTDPVV
- a CDS encoding glucosyltransferase domain-containing protein; translated protein: MQTRSKYTKKSINMPTFYEFCMDNIRSFVIVLVVLIVAYGMKIFHLSISHDTEAIINVPDSLYNSWFTMGRFGLIFLKKILNVYVFNPYLASIFMFITMVLNSAVWEYLFYTFTNNKTRFSKRSWVFPVLFFTAPVMAEQVSFLLQAFEVQLAIFFVGLSLLWIWRGVMSGTVWYYIPSIILLALSFSCYQTTVPLFIAATLALFLLNFEKMEQYWKTIFKLILCFFLAFLLYEIINKIIMAVLNISTTSYISDQILWGSESAEECIKNILYHIIDALCAKGIYYSVAFPLSVLLLFYLIYRKRGCKAYYLYILASIALLISPFFMTIIIGQIPKFRTQIVLPFVFGFIIQYFIGVMDFKFKKLQVLRWIYCIIFILGMQQSMEVSRMFYSEYVQYEEDVRLALKISDRIDQLDLGESPAEPLIIIGSRAPRLNRSSYRLYENPGHSFFEWSFSTQYGTFIMNNFMSTIGYTYLSPTQEQIEYAETYSKSMDLWPNKSSVQNINGMIIVKLSDI